One genomic window of Neisseria sp. oral taxon 014 str. F0314 includes the following:
- a CDS encoding AI-2E family transporter, which produces MHPPYPAQKFRNVSYILMGMALLAVLYFHFLPLLLAVILTYVFITKTNGLILWLRRRTLTRNTFLHKSLNAHNINLISTTLTIGIVLTVILLMSLGIYHLIHGGHITVMLTKLAAILEDTKNSSSLPQSVLNMLPNNTAEIKAYAVKLIEEYSAALTRISKNSFTSFVYILIGIIIGAMLSFHRLNMRKNRRKMPPFKAELVRRIVNFETSFERVFLAQVKISLIDTALTVVYLYLILPLFGVELPFKLTVLVIAFIVGLIPVAGNLISNTIIIILSLGASLYVAVASLVFLVVIHKLEYFLNAKIIGSEIESSAWELLVAMVVFERIFGVGGIIVAPVYYAYLKNELKQQKLI; this is translated from the coding sequence ATGCACCCGCCCTATCCCGCCCAAAAGTTCCGCAACGTATCCTATATCCTGATGGGTATGGCCCTGCTTGCGGTGCTGTATTTCCATTTTTTGCCCCTTTTGCTCGCCGTGATACTGACCTACGTCTTCATCACCAAGACCAACGGCCTGATTCTTTGGCTGCGCCGCCGTACGCTCACGCGCAATACGTTTCTGCACAAATCGCTCAACGCGCACAATATCAACCTGATTTCGACCACGCTGACCATAGGCATCGTATTGACGGTTATCCTATTGATGTCGCTGGGGATTTACCACCTGATTCACGGCGGGCACATCACCGTGATGCTGACCAAGCTGGCGGCGATTCTGGAAGACACGAAAAACAGCAGCAGCCTGCCGCAGTCGGTTTTGAACATGCTGCCCAACAATACCGCCGAAATCAAAGCCTATGCGGTCAAATTGATTGAAGAATACAGCGCCGCGCTGACGCGCATCAGCAAAAACAGCTTCACCTCGTTCGTGTACATCCTTATCGGCATCATCATCGGCGCAATGCTCAGTTTCCACCGCCTCAATATGCGCAAAAACCGCCGCAAAATGCCGCCCTTCAAGGCAGAGCTGGTACGGCGGATTGTGAACTTCGAAACCAGCTTCGAACGCGTGTTTTTGGCGCAGGTCAAAATCTCGCTGATCGATACCGCGCTGACGGTCGTGTACCTCTATCTGATCCTGCCGCTTTTCGGCGTGGAATTGCCGTTTAAACTGACCGTGTTGGTGATCGCCTTCATCGTCGGGCTGATTCCCGTCGCGGGCAACCTGATTTCCAACACCATCATTATCATCTTGAGCCTCGGCGCGTCTTTATATGTGGCAGTCGCTTCGCTGGTGTTTCTGGTCGTCATCCACAAGCTCGAATACTTCCTGAACGCGAAAATCATCGGTTCGGAAATAGAATCAAGCGCATGGGAACTGCTGGTGGCGATGGTCGTGTTCGAACGGATTTTCGGCGTCGGCGGCATCATCGTCGCACCGGTTTATTATGCGTATCTGAAGAATGAGTTGAAGCAGCAGAAGCTGATTTAG